DNA from Nitrospirae bacterium CG2_30_53_67:
GTGCGGGTGAGCCGGCCTATCGGGAAGTCATTCGCGCATTCGGCCCGGGGATTCTGGAGCGGGACGGGGCACTCAACCGGAAGAAGCTCGGGGCGCTGGTTTTTGATTCGCCGGACAAGCGAAAGAGGCTGGAGGCCATGATCCATCCCCGTGTCTATGAGACGGCATGGCAGGAGATCCGGCGGATACAGGCCCTTGATCCGGGCGCCCTGATCATCTTTTCTGTTCCCCTCCTTTTTGAGACCGGCCATGACAAGGAGGTGGACAAGACCGTCCTGGTCTATGCCGACGAGCCTACCCAGGTCCGGCGGCTCATGCAGCGGAACGGGCTTACCGAACCCGAGGCCAGGAAAAGGGTCTCGGCCCAGATGTCCATCGAAGCGAAGAGCAAAGCCTCGGATTACGTCATCCGCAACATGGGGACGGTCGAGGAGACCTACCGTCAGGTGGATGCCATCCTGTCTGAACTCAGGTTCTAAGGGGATCTTCCGCTTGCCGTCATTCCCGTGAAAACGGGAATCCAGCCTTTTTAATTGGAATGCTTTCTTTTCACAGCGCCCAAGCGAACCCAAACGGGAATCGACAAAAATAATGCATATCCAAGGTCAATAGATTCTCCTGCCGTATTAATGGAACAGCCCCCTCCTCCACCGTCGCTGCTGCCGCCACTGACACTGCCCACGCTCTCCACTCCTCCACCATCCGAAGAGTTGCAGTTACCATCGCTTCCCGCAGATTGTCCCGGCGTACAAGTATCAATAACCTGTCCGTTTACGCATCTTGTCTCCCCGGCAGCTTTGCAAACTCCTTCTCCGCAGACTGTAGATGCCGGTACATAGCCGTCATCAGCCACTCCATCACAGTTTTCATCAATGCCGTTGCAAATGTCGTCGTTTCCTGTCGGCTGTCCGGGCGTACAGGTATCAACGGGTTGTCCATTCTGACAGATAATCTGTCCTGTTGATGAACAAGCTCCCACTCCGCAAGTTGTTGGTGTTGGCTGGATGCCATCATCTATTTCCCCATTATAATCATCATCAATACCGTTACAAACTTCCGGTGTATCGCCATGAACTAATTGAGCAGCGGTAAGCATCTGGGTTATAGTTGGTTCGGGAAGAATCAGGGCAGGCGTTGTACGGGTGGGTCCATCGGCGAAGTCAGGTGACCCTCTGAAGTCATAGATTAAATTACTCCAGTCGTCAGAAGCATGGAGTGAGGTCAGGAGGCCGCACAGAATTCCATTGTGCCTTCATGAGCGGCATCGCTTAATCCAATCCACAGGGGGCCGCCAACTAATGGGGCAAAGGTTTGCCAAACCCAGCTATTCTCGGCATCGTCGTTGATCGTGACGAGATCCCCGCCGAGGGATTGTGCCTCAGCTTCCGCACCGGTCCAGGTGTTACTGGTGATCGCATAATAAATATGGTTGTTAGCTGGATTGGTTTTTGGTCCTGCTTTGATGGCAGCCAGCGCGTCCTTTCCGGAGCATAGCAGGAAAATACCCCCGAATTTGCATGCCGTCAAGAAAAATATTTGGTGTCATATCCCTGGTGACATTATGGTGTCTTTTTCTGTATTTTATTCCTGAAAACCGGAGAAAATACATCAAAGCAGGGGACGGTAGGCAAGAACTCGGGGGGAAAGGCCGCACCACTTCTCATCCGAGACCAGGGCATGGATGTGGGGATGGAAGCGGTCCGGATACTTCCCGAAGTGGTCCTTTCCAGGAATAGGGTGAAGCACAGAGAGGGTTGCAGGGTTGCTTCATCAAG
Protein-coding regions in this window:
- a CDS encoding dephospho-CoA kinase, translated to MPVIGLTGGVASGKTLVTDYLERKGIPVIDADRIAREVVRAGEPAYREVIRAFGPGILERDGALNRKKLGALVFDSPDKRKRLEAMIHPRVYETAWQEIRRIQALDPGALIIFSVPLLFETGHDKEVDKTVLVYADEPTQVRRLMQRNGLTEPEARKRVSAQMSIEAKSKASDYVIRNMGTVEETYRQVDAILSELRF